One segment of Bacteroidales bacterium DNA contains the following:
- a CDS encoding phosphoribosylanthranilate isomerase, with translation MKVKVCGLRDEKNIRLLLETVLPDYLGFIFYEPSPRYAGEILDISFLQRIKGSFKKTGVLVDASLSTAESIASKYELDALQLHGNESAEFCASLRRPGLEIIKTFHLSESFNFHVLEDYAPVCDYFLFDTRGQHPGGNGVRFNWELLEEYQMSVPFFLSGGIDGQDAASIAQIRHPALGGVDLNSRFEHNPGLKDVSKIKRFTNHLNEYLYGERNL, from the coding sequence ATGAAAGTCAAGGTATGCGGATTGAGAGATGAAAAAAACATCCGCCTTTTGCTGGAAACCGTCTTACCCGATTACCTGGGGTTTATTTTCTATGAACCTTCCCCCCGTTATGCCGGCGAGATATTGGATATAAGTTTTCTTCAACGCATCAAAGGAAGCTTCAAAAAAACCGGTGTGTTGGTGGATGCCTCTCTTTCCACGGCCGAGTCGATTGCCAGTAAATATGAGCTGGATGCCCTGCAGCTGCATGGCAATGAGTCTGCTGAATTTTGCGCCTCTTTAAGGAGACCAGGGTTGGAGATCATCAAGACATTTCATCTGAGCGAATCCTTTAACTTTCATGTGCTGGAGGACTATGCACCGGTATGTGATTATTTTCTTTTCGATACCCGGGGCCAACATCCCGGAGGCAATGGAGTGCGGTTTAACTGGGAATTGCTGGAGGAGTATCAAATGTCCGTGCCTTTCTTTCTAAGTGGAGGCATAGACGGGCAGGATGCGGCGTCTATTGCTCAGATCAGGCATCCTGCCCTTGGGGGCGTGGACCTGAACAGCCGGTTTGAACACAATCCAGGATTGAAGGATGTTAGTAAAATTAAGCGATTTACAAACCATTTAAATGAATATCTATATGGCGAGAGAAACCTATAA